A portion of the Halanaerobiales bacterium genome contains these proteins:
- a CDS encoding fasciclin domain-containing protein, with amino-acid sequence MKKNLMGNTVKVLSLGMALMLMFSLGFIGISSASNHGDMKDIVDTAIEAEGFNTLVTAIQEAGLVEALKGEGPYTVFAPTDQAFSELPEGTLDNLLENPDQLKNVLLFHVVNGKVMAEDVLEMDGTMVETLFGESITISIEEGNVYINNAQVTVTDIETSNGVIHVINKVLVPENL; translated from the coding sequence ATGAAAAAAAATTTAATGGGAAACACAGTAAAAGTATTGTCCTTAGGAATGGCTTTAATGTTAATGTTTTCTCTTGGTTTTATAGGTATTAGTTCAGCCAGTAATCATGGTGATATGAAAGATATTGTTGATACTGCAATAGAAGCTGAAGGATTTAATACATTGGTAACCGCTATTCAGGAAGCTGGTTTAGTAGAAGCACTTAAAGGTGAAGGGCCATATACAGTTTTTGCCCCAACTGATCAAGCTTTCTCAGAATTACCAGAAGGTACTTTAGATAATTTATTAGAAAATCCAGATCAATTAAAGAATGTATTATTATTCCACGTAGTGAATGGTAAAGTAATGGCTGAAGATGTACTTGAAATGGATGGAACTATGGTAGAAACCCTTTTTGGGGAGAGTATTACAATAAGTATAGAAGAAGGCAATGTGTATATTAATAATGCACAGGTAACAGTGACAGATATTGAAACCAGTAATGGTGTAATTCATGTAATAAATAAAGTTTTAGTACCAGAAAATTTATAA
- a CDS encoding LiaF domain-containing protein codes for MKLYFFPGNILLGIILILFGLSAILREYGINIPFFRVLFALILIYLGLTMLLGKPLFRTDDNISLFTNTDIKVTKNINEEYNIIFGTGEIDMRELIIEETNKPIEINVIFGNGVLRINKDHPVLIDASSAFGSVRMPEGNNIVFGDYTYQNEVEDSERKRIFIKADAVFGNLKIISE; via the coding sequence ATGAAATTATATTTTTTTCCAGGGAATATTTTATTGGGTATAATTTTAATTTTATTTGGTTTATCTGCAATCTTGAGAGAATATGGTATTAATATACCCTTTTTTAGAGTTTTATTTGCTCTTATATTAATTTATTTGGGATTGACAATGTTGTTAGGAAAACCACTTTTTAGAACAGATGATAATATATCATTATTTACTAATACTGATATTAAGGTCACTAAAAACATTAATGAAGAGTATAATATAATTTTTGGAACCGGAGAAATTGATATGAGAGAGCTGATAATTGAAGAAACGAATAAGCCTATTGAAATAAATGTTATTTTTGGAAATGGAGTACTAAGGATAAACAAAGATCATCCAGTATTGATAGATGCAAGTTCTGCTTTTGGTTCTGTTCGTATGCCTGAAGGCAATAATATTGTTTTTGGAGATTATACCTATCAGAATGAAGTCGAGGACTCAGAAAGAAAAAGAATTTTTATAAAAGCAGATGCTGTTTTTGGGAATTTAAAAATAATAAGTGAATAA
- a CDS encoding DUF1576 domain-containing protein: MKKRLSEKIKFKIIAFYLITLIAFALFTTPLNEILPGYKKILFSTDILISDYIKIGGLGSAFINSGLLGLIALLFIKINKTKLNGLSIAAIFTISGFSLFGKNTINVIPIIIGVWFYSIYQKENFNKFIIPALFGTALAPMVSQIASIFNFSITGIIFGTLLGIIIGFIIPPIASHVIVAHEGFNLYNIGFTAGIIGTILISVFRAFNFDFQGHLIWSTNFTKPIFIFLCLYFTSMIIIGYLLANQNNQSIKNLKKLWKRPGRAVTDFVISDGFPLTLINMGIMGLAYTLLIILIKAPLNGPVVGGIFTIVGFSAFGKHPFNTGPVVIGVLLGALTKGWTLQNPSFILALLFSTTLAPIAGFFGSISGIIAGFLHLTVVGNLVYLHGGLNLYNNGFSGGLVATFLYPLLDGLKKER, translated from the coding sequence ATGAAAAAAAGACTATCCGAAAAAATAAAATTTAAAATAATTGCTTTTTATTTAATAACATTAATAGCTTTTGCGTTATTTACTACCCCTTTAAATGAAATTTTGCCTGGTTATAAAAAAATTCTATTTTCAACAGATATTTTAATTTCTGATTATATTAAAATTGGAGGCCTGGGTTCAGCTTTCATTAATTCTGGTTTGTTAGGCCTTATTGCTTTGTTGTTTATTAAAATAAATAAAACAAAATTAAATGGTTTAAGTATAGCCGCAATCTTTACTATATCTGGTTTTTCACTTTTTGGCAAAAATACAATTAATGTTATCCCTATCATTATAGGTGTATGGTTTTATTCAATTTATCAAAAAGAAAATTTTAATAAATTTATCATACCAGCTTTATTTGGAACAGCACTTGCCCCTATGGTAAGTCAAATAGCTTCTATATTTAATTTTTCTATAACAGGAATTATTTTTGGAACTCTTTTAGGAATAATTATAGGTTTTATTATTCCTCCTATTGCCTCCCATGTTATTGTAGCCCATGAGGGGTTTAACTTATATAATATTGGTTTTACGGCTGGTATAATAGGAACCATTTTAATTTCGGTATTTAGAGCCTTTAATTTTGATTTCCAGGGCCATCTTATCTGGTCCACTAATTTTACTAAACCAATATTTATTTTTCTTTGTTTATATTTTACATCAATGATCATAATTGGTTATTTATTAGCCAATCAAAATAACCAGTCAATTAAAAATTTAAAAAAGTTATGGAAAAGACCAGGACGAGCAGTAACAGATTTTGTCATTTCAGATGGTTTCCCACTCACCCTAATCAATATGGGAATTATGGGTCTTGCATATACATTGCTTATCATTTTAATAAAAGCACCTCTAAATGGACCTGTAGTTGGTGGTATTTTTACTATAGTAGGATTTTCTGCTTTTGGAAAACATCCTTTTAATACTGGTCCGGTAGTTATTGGAGTATTATTAGGAGCATTAACAAAAGGTTGGACACTACAAAATCCTTCTTTTATTTTAGCTCTTTTATTTTCGACAACTCTTGCTCCTATTGCTGGATTTTTTGGTAGTATAAGTGGAATTATTGCCGGATTTTTACACTTAACTGTTGTTGGTAATTTAGTTTATTTACATGGTGGTCTAAATCTATATAATAACGGTTTTTCTGGGGGACTTGTAGCAACATTTTTATACCCCCTACTTGATGGATTAAAAAAGGAGAGATAA
- a CDS encoding HpcH/HpaI aldolase/citrate lyase family protein yields MRHHQYNPDFNFIKEPGEFNKYTDREFLQYCLGAILYTPGTKNIKSAIINNKFPGLTTMVLDFEDGIEGKDLSKAEENVIELLTFVSKKIDSRELSHNKLPLFLIRPRNLKQFKKFTKQLNKNHIKILTGFELPKFNSNNGNQYLEHLKKLNNEFDEILYSLPVLEDEKVAYKENRSDELMNIKKIISSYDELILDMGIGGTDFSSLFNLRRNIDNTIYDLMNVKDCLTDIMNYFNRKDKNYIFSGPVWEYFDNDNEVNYTKLKEKDFPDILFRKETFINKAIDGLLREVLLDKANGFIGKGIIHPSQIKYVNAMQAVPKEKYEDALQILDTSDGVIKSKNENKMNEINPHRSWAKKIKYRAKAYGVIKDNNDYVKLFAHI; encoded by the coding sequence ATGAGACATCATCAATACAATCCTGATTTTAATTTTATAAAAGAGCCTGGGGAGTTTAATAAATATACTGATAGAGAATTCTTGCAATATTGTCTGGGAGCAATATTATATACACCAGGAACTAAAAATATAAAAAGTGCAATAATAAATAATAAATTTCCAGGATTAACAACAATGGTTTTAGATTTTGAAGATGGGATTGAAGGTAAAGATTTATCTAAAGCAGAAGAAAATGTAATTGAATTGTTAACTTTTGTATCTAAAAAAATCGATTCCAGAGAGTTATCTCATAATAAGCTACCTTTATTTTTAATAAGACCAAGAAATCTTAAGCAATTTAAAAAATTCACCAAACAGTTAAATAAAAATCATATAAAAATTTTAACTGGTTTTGAATTACCAAAGTTTAATTCAAATAATGGAAATCAGTATCTGGAACATTTAAAAAAATTAAATAATGAATTTGATGAAATATTATATTCTTTACCTGTTTTAGAAGATGAAAAAGTTGCCTATAAAGAAAATAGATCAGATGAATTAATGAATATAAAAAAAATAATAAGTTCTTATGATGAATTAATTTTAGATATGGGGATTGGAGGGACTGACTTTTCATCTTTATTTAATTTGCGAAGAAATATAGATAATACTATTTATGACTTGATGAATGTAAAAGATTGTTTAACTGATATAATGAATTATTTTAATAGAAAAGATAAAAACTATATTTTTTCAGGACCGGTCTGGGAATATTTTGATAATGATAATGAAGTCAATTATACAAAATTAAAAGAAAAGGATTTCCCTGACATCTTATTTAGAAAAGAAACATTTATTAATAAAGCTATAGATGGTTTATTAAGAGAAGTACTACTTGATAAGGCTAATGGTTTCATAGGTAAAGGAATTATACATCCCAGTCAGATAAAATATGTTAATGCAATGCAGGCAGTTCCTAAAGAAAAATATGAAGATGCACTTCAAATTTTAGACACTTCAGATGGGGTTATAAAAAGCAAAAATGAAAATAAGATGAATGAAATCAATCCTCATAGAAGCTGGGCTAAAAAAATAAAATATAGAGCAAAAGCTTATGGAGTAATCAAGGATAATAATGATTATGTTAAACTATTTGCCCATATTTAA